The Solanum lycopersicum chromosome 9, SLM_r2.1 genome window below encodes:
- the LOC138338615 gene encoding uncharacterized protein translates to MEVVPSSEFIFSVYENGRRYIVCLERKVCSCGRFQLDEIPCSHAIAVLKKKNVTDMNPYCSDYYKPDALTRTYEIPMVPMLDKEDWSDPNNVVAEIVYPPRYRRPSGRPRKRRRKNADEKISMNTNCCGQEGHNRRTCTFYPKEK, encoded by the exons ATGGAG GTTGTTCCATCATCTGAATTTATTTTCTCAGTTTATGAAAATGGAAGAAGATATATTGTTTGTCTTGAGCGGAAAGTATGTTCTTGTGGTAGATTTCAACTAGATGAGATACCTTGTTCACATGCAATCGCcgtattgaaaaaaaagaatgtcaccGATATGAATCCGTATTGCTCTGATTATTACAAGCCTGATGCATTGACAAGAACATATGAAATTCCAATGGTACCAATGCTAGATAAGGAAGATTGGTCAGATCCTAATAATGTGGTAGCTGAAATTGTGTATCCACCTAGATACAGAAGACCATCTGGAcgaccaagaaaaagaagaagaaagaatgcaGATGAAAAGATTTCGATGAACACAAACTGTTGTGGACAAGAAGGACACAAcagaagaacttgtactttctaCCCAAAAGAGAAGTGA